The DNA segment CACGGTCTTCACCGCATTGAACTGGGCGGGCTGGGAGTTCATCCGCGCGGAGCTTTTCCCGCTGAAGTTCCCATGGATGACAGTGGGGCTGGCCGTGGGGCCGAACGCGCTGCTGCCATGGATCGGCGTTTATGGGGTGGGCATGCTGGTGGTGTTTTTTCTCGCGGTTCCGTGGAGGTTCCGTGCGGTGTATGGAGCCGTGGTCGCGGGGGTGGTCGTGTATGTGGCCGCATGGGTGGGTAGGCCGATCGACAAACCCCATGTTGATCTCCCCATCGCCGCCATCCAGTTGGAGAACACGACCTTGGACAAGTATGCCGAGGCCACTCGCGCGCTGCCGCCGGAGATCCGCTATGTGGTCTGGCCGGAATACGCGCTGCCGTATGACGTCCGCCAGAATGAACAGGAGTGGCGGCAACTGCTGGACCTTTGCAAGGAGCGGGACATCACCCTGACCTTGGGCACTCAGTCCCGGGAGAAGTATTCCGAGGTATGGCGAAACATCGCGCTCACCCTGGATGCCTCCGGCGCGCTGGGGGAGCACAACAAGATCCACACCGTCCACATGTTCGCGGATGGAAAGCCGGGCACGGAGGCGAAGGCGGTCACCACCACCCATGGCCGGGTAGGGACTCCCATCTGCTTCGACTGCGATTATGAAGGCGTGATCCGGAAAATGACCGCCTCCGGGGCACAGTTCATCGCCGCACCGGTGATGGATGCCATGTCGTGGAGGCGTAACCAGCATGATCAGCACGCGGAGCTTTTCCGCATCCGTGCCGCGGAGAACCACCGGTGGATCTTTTCCTCCGCCACTTCAGGTGTTTCCCAAGCCATCGATCCATCCGGAAGGGTCCGCGCCAGACTGGGTGCGATGGAGCAGGGGACGGTGACATCGGTCATCGGGAAGTCGGACCGCCTGACGCCCTACACCCGGTTCGGCTGGCTCACGCCGTGGGTCTCTCTGGGGCTTGCCGCGGTGTGCTGGGTAGGATTGGCGGTGAAGGCGGTCAGGCAGAAAATGGAAGAACTCCGGATGAAGGCAGCTGAGAAACTGAGACTGAAGGATGCACTGCGGGCGTGAAAGACAGCTTGGGTATTCAGGTAGGTAACTGTGCTTCTTTCCCCGCTCATCGAACCATGGATCTTTTGCCCATAACCATATTCCTGATAGTCGTTGTGGTGGGTTCCTGCTTCTGGATCACCATGCTTGATCTCGCTTTCTATCGTTCTTCAGTGGTATGTCCTTTCCTGGAGAAGTGTGGACTGAAGATCGAACGCGAAGAATTCCGGAAGCTTTTCAGCATGTGGGATGTCTTCATGATGCGGAGGGAAATGGAGGTGCTCAGACAAATGGCATCTCATGATATTGATGCTGATCGCATGGCCGTGGGACTGAAGCGGCGGATGGTCATTGCTTCATCATGGTTCCTATTGGTCGTCCTGCTCATTTTGCTGAAAATGATACGCCAGGCGATGGCCTGAATCTCCTTGAAGCCGGGAGTGGTGGTGGAGGCGATTCCAGTTTTTATCAGAGCGGGATCTCTCCCTTGGAGACCCGGACCAGCGTTTCCACCAGAAACCGGTGCTCCCGCTCCAGCACCCGTGCGGCCAGTGTCTCCACGGTGTCTTCCGGGAGCACGGGCACCGGGGTCTGCGCGAGGATGCGGCCTTCGTCATAGGCACCGTCCACCAGATGGATGGTCACGCCGGTTTCCGTCTCACTGGACGCGAGCACCGCTTCGTGCACGCGGCTGCCATACATCCCCTGGCCGCCGAACTTCGGCAGCAGGGAAGGGTGGATGTTCACGATGCGACCGTCGAAGTGGGAAAGGGTCGCGGGGCCGAGCTTTTTCATATAGCCGGCCAACAGCACGATGTCGGTCCCGGATTCCCGCAGGGCCGCGAGGATGGCTTGGTCAAGGTCCGCCGGTTCCGGGTGGGTGGTTCCATTCAGGACGCGGTGGGGGATGCCGGCGGCAGCCGCACGTTCGAGCGCGTATGCCTTCCGGTTGTTGGAGATGATGATGGACGGCTCCATGCCGAGCCTGCCGCATGCGATGGCGTCCAGCACCGCCTGCATGTTGGAGCCTCCGTGGGATGCCAGGATGGCGATCTTCATGCACCGAGCCTAGGAAAGGGAGGTGTGGCGGTGAATCCCGAAATCAGGGGAAACCATGCGACCTTGTAAAAATGAAGCGGCCCGATCGATTATCCCCGGGAAAAACCCAAAAACCCAAAGGGATGCTCAATCGGGCCGCCTGCTGGTGTCGCGCGACGGCGGGAAATAATCATGGATCCGGATTTGGGTCAAGACATTTTTAAGGTAATTTTCCAGATTTTTTCACGCCGTTGAGAACGGGTTTCAACAGGGGATGCGACTGAGTTTTTCATCCCATGAAAATGATTTTTGTCCTAGTCGCGGGGGGAAAGGTGCTTACGTTGGAACCGCAGAGCGGACCCGCCGTTTTACGAAACGAAGGTCCGGAAACGCATAGCATTCCCCATGAATCTCACGCTCAAAGTTTGGCGCCAGCCGGGTCCGCAGGCACAGGGTAAAATTGAGACCTACGAAGCGAAAAACATCCCGTCCGAGGCGTCTTTCCTCGAGATGCTGGACATCGTCAACGAGCGGATCATCGAGGACGGGGGCGAGCCGATCCATTTCGACCACGACTGCCGCGAAGGCATCTGCGGCGCGTGTTCCCTGACCATCAACGGCATCCCGCACGGCAAGGACAAGGCGGTGACCACCTGCCAACTCCACATGCGGAAGTTCGCGGACAACGACACCATCTGGATCGAGCCGTTCCGTGCGAATCCTTTCCCGGTCATCCGCGACCTGATCGTGGACCGCAGCGCCTTCGACCGGATCATCGCCTCCGGTGGTTATGTGGATGTCCGGACCGGCTCCGCCGTGGACGCGAACTCCCTGCCGATCCCGAAGCCGGACGCGGACTCTGCGTTCGACGCCGCCGCGTGCATCGGCTGCGGTGCTTGTGTGGCCGCCTGCAAGAATGCGTCCGCCATGCTTTTCGTCTCCGCGAAGGTGTCCCACCTGGGCCACCTGCCGCAGGGCCAGCCAGAGCGCGACAAGCGCGTGCTGGCCATGGTCCGCCAGATGGACTCCGAAGGCTTCGGCAACTGCACCAACCAATACGAGTGCGAGGCCGCCTGCCCGAAGGAGATCAGCGTGGACCACATCGCGCGGATGAACCGCGACTTCACCAAGGCGGTCGCCGCGGAGCAGTTCGCGTGATTTCCGCGGATCCGGAAGGATTTTCTGGAAGAGGACGTAATAAGGTGTCTCTTAAGGGAAACCCCGTTCAATCCATGAAATCCGCCCGCAGACTCACCGCCCTGATTTTCTCGCTTGCGATCCTGTCCTGCAACGCGAAAGAACCAGTTATGGAAACGAGCAAGGAAGCTCCCGCTGAACCCACCGGCAAGGTCGAGAAGACTGATGAGGAGTGGAAGAAGGAACTGACTCCGGAGCAGTACCGCATCCTCCGCCAGGCCGGGACGGAAGCCGCCAACGGCGCGGTTTACAAGGAGTTCAAGCACCAGGGCGAGGGCTCCTACCACTGTGCCGGTTGCGGCGCGCTGCTTTTCTCCTCCAAGGAAAAATTCGACTCCAACTGCGGCTGGCCGTCCTTCTATGACCCGGCCAAGGCGCAGAACGTGAAGACGAAAAAGGACATCTCCCACGGCATGATCCGGGTTGAGGTCGTCTGCGCGAAGTGCGACGGCCACCTCGGCCACGTCTTTGAGGGTGAGGGATTCAACACCCCCACCGACAAGCGCTACTGCATCAACGGTGGCGGCCTCGTCTTCGTCCCCGCGAAGAAGGACGGCGCTGCGGAGAAGAAGGAAGAGAAGAAGCCCTGAGCATTAGTATCGTGGAGTAGCGGAAGTCGTGAGACCTCCGGTTGGGGGGAATTCCTTTGGGAACTGAGGCCGTTTGGCAGGTGGTGGATCCACCCCGCCGAAGCTCTCACGAGCTTCGCTACGCCTCTTGCGAGCTTCGCTCCGGATTGGGAAAGTCCTTTTGGGAACCGGAGCGATCTTGCTGGGTGGATCCACCCCGCCGAATCTCTCACGAGCTTCGCTACGCCATTCCGTAAATTCCCTTGCCGTCCCCCGGCCGGGGATGTTAGGCGTTTCCTCCATCCGCTGGTTTGCGGATTTCCCGCGTTATGAAATCCTTCCGCTATCATCTCAACCGAGGCATCTGGTTCCCAGGTGCGGGCGTTGTCTGACAGG comes from the Luteolibacter sp. SL250 genome and includes:
- a CDS encoding succinate dehydrogenase/fumarate reductase iron-sulfur subunit is translated as MNLTLKVWRQPGPQAQGKIETYEAKNIPSEASFLEMLDIVNERIIEDGGEPIHFDHDCREGICGACSLTINGIPHGKDKAVTTCQLHMRKFADNDTIWIEPFRANPFPVIRDLIVDRSAFDRIIASGGYVDVRTGSAVDANSLPIPKPDADSAFDAAACIGCGACVAACKNASAMLFVSAKVSHLGHLPQGQPERDKRVLAMVRQMDSEGFGNCTNQYECEAACPKEISVDHIARMNRDFTKAVAAEQFA
- the purN gene encoding phosphoribosylglycinamide formyltransferase, with translation MKIAILASHGGSNMQAVLDAIACGRLGMEPSIIISNNRKAYALERAAAAGIPHRVLNGTTHPEPADLDQAILAALRESGTDIVLLAGYMKKLGPATLSHFDGRIVNIHPSLLPKFGGQGMYGSRVHEAVLASSETETGVTIHLVDGAYDEGRILAQTPVPVLPEDTVETLAARVLEREHRFLVETLVRVSKGEIPL
- the msrB gene encoding peptide-methionine (R)-S-oxide reductase MsrB — translated: MKSARRLTALIFSLAILSCNAKEPVMETSKEAPAEPTGKVEKTDEEWKKELTPEQYRILRQAGTEAANGAVYKEFKHQGEGSYHCAGCGALLFSSKEKFDSNCGWPSFYDPAKAQNVKTKKDISHGMIRVEVVCAKCDGHLGHVFEGEGFNTPTDKRYCINGGGLVFVPAKKDGAAEKKEEKKP
- a CDS encoding nitrilase-related carbon-nitrogen hydrolase, whose protein sequence is MNTTSYSFPLRCLTAVLCGAAYAGAFPPVGWRWLIVPSVFGFIHSLRGVHGSRARALGFIFGMTAFSLSLSWLWNLFGPTAIVLWIVLAAFPALFAHMQGLARHLTGWRFTVFTALNWAGWEFIRAELFPLKFPWMTVGLAVGPNALLPWIGVYGVGMLVVFFLAVPWRFRAVYGAVVAGVVVYVAAWVGRPIDKPHVDLPIAAIQLENTTLDKYAEATRALPPEIRYVVWPEYALPYDVRQNEQEWRQLLDLCKERDITLTLGTQSREKYSEVWRNIALTLDASGALGEHNKIHTVHMFADGKPGTEAKAVTTTHGRVGTPICFDCDYEGVIRKMTASGAQFIAAPVMDAMSWRRNQHDQHAELFRIRAAENHRWIFSSATSGVSQAIDPSGRVRARLGAMEQGTVTSVIGKSDRLTPYTRFGWLTPWVSLGLAAVCWVGLAVKAVRQKMEELRMKAAEKLRLKDALRA